The following proteins are encoded in a genomic region of Acidobacteriota bacterium:
- a CDS encoding pyridoxal phosphate-dependent aminotransferase, protein MSEPKLMKVKPDIRAITRLVPPSGNLVQGQSELPIDPQLAAEAARIIAASQNHYGGSEGHEGLRKAVAAKIAKYNNITVDVDARPFEVMITNGGTGALIGVAQSYLRGRSALVFEPYYPYHRRILDDFGSKTETFELDEKLTFEKDALFARCKELRDRSEFPLKMIIVCTPANPSGKVMSQTELEAIADVAKELDLMVVSDEVYEHYVTGENPHTPIASLPDMWERTITVNSFSKSWNISGWRLGYAYGKGELIQPINNAANVIYVCPATPLQAALSEVLMADDAYYPQLRDKFDGKRAFTSEILTGLGFDIYNSGSAFYLWARIPEQFNDAIAFNEMLMRDAGVGMTPGSAFADSDDWDAFVRICIAREDTVLEGAMDKLKGVLS, encoded by the coding sequence ATGTCAGAACCGAAACTTATGAAAGTCAAGCCGGATATCCGCGCAATTACTAGGCTTGTGCCGCCGAGCGGCAATCTTGTACAAGGGCAATCAGAACTGCCTATCGACCCGCAGCTCGCCGCCGAAGCCGCGCGCATCATCGCCGCCAGCCAAAATCATTACGGCGGCAGCGAAGGCCACGAAGGCCTGCGAAAGGCCGTCGCCGCCAAGATCGCCAAATACAACAACATCACCGTCGATGTGGACGCACGGCCGTTCGAGGTGATGATCACCAACGGCGGTACAGGTGCGTTGATCGGAGTCGCTCAAAGCTACCTTCGCGGCAGGTCGGCGCTTGTTTTCGAACCGTATTATCCGTATCACCGCCGGATACTCGATGATTTCGGCTCCAAAACTGAGACGTTCGAACTTGACGAAAAGTTGACATTCGAGAAAGACGCACTGTTTGCTCGCTGCAAGGAGCTGCGGGATCGCAGCGAATTTCCGCTTAAGATGATCATTGTCTGTACGCCCGCAAATCCGAGCGGCAAGGTGATGTCCCAGACCGAACTCGAAGCTATCGCCGACGTCGCCAAAGAACTCGACCTGATGGTCGTCTCAGACGAAGTTTACGAGCACTACGTCACCGGCGAAAACCCGCACACGCCGATAGCGAGTTTGCCGGACATGTGGGAGCGCACGATCACCGTAAATTCATTTTCTAAATCGTGGAACATCTCCGGCTGGCGTCTCGGCTACGCCTACGGCAAGGGCGAGCTTATTCAACCGATCAACAATGCCGCCAACGTCATCTACGTCTGCCCCGCGACGCCGCTGCAGGCAGCATTGTCTGAGGTTTTGATGGCGGACGATGCATATTACCCGCAGCTCCGCGACAAATTTGACGGCAAACGCGCGTTTACATCCGAGATATTGACGGGCCTCGGTTTTGACATCTACAACTCAGGCTCGGCATTCTATCTGTGGGCACGCATCCCGGAACAATTCAATGACGCGATCGCCTTTAACGAAATGCTCATGCGCGATGCCGGAGTCGGAATGACACCGGGCTCCGCGTTCGCCGACAGCGACGACTGGGACGCCTTCGTCCGCATCTGCATCGCCCGCGAAGACACCGTCCTCGAAGGAGCGATGGACAAGCTGAAAGGTGTTCTGAGTTAG
- a CDS encoding S46 family peptidase: MKRFTAAILFFCFALNISIFADEGMWTFDNLPLKQWKERYNFEPTKEWLDNVRLASPKVNNSSAGFVSPNGLIATNHHVAAGYIERVSSKERDLLKTGFYAKTQADEIKIPDASAAVLVSFDNVTDRVHNAAKVGKTDAEMAAKRSTEISAIEKDCTATSGGLNCQVVSFYSGGEYWLYKNKIYRDVRLVMAPEEQAAFFGGDYDNFVYPRHDLDFTFLRAYENDKPAATPNYFKWSEKGAADGEFILVSGYPGSTARLLTVSQLTYQRDIGNPLQKKVWELRRKALETYSKKGEEQLRQANPGMRGFANSLKRLEAQQDGLLNPRNFARKVAEEKDLRDKLAAKPDLDKQYAPAWKNIGDAYAKLPAMANRLAFSNISASRLASIAQQIVTYHIEVAKPNDTRYPEFRDTRLAGFNASLASPAPIYREMEEAALTSWLEEAVKVLGVNDPFVKAALGEADPAEVAGRAVRETKLIDPAARKALIDGGAAAVTASTDPMVTLARRIEPIARELRAWNEANISNVETANGTKIAQARFAVYGKTMPPDANSTLRIEYGKVLGYDEDTTLVPYKTTFFGLYDRWLSFNGKSPFDLPNSLVSRKDKIDLSTPLNFVYSADTIGGNSGSPVINRAGEIVGLNFDSNNQKLSNRYWYIEENEGSRAVGVHSAGILEALRKVYDADRLANELLGK; this comes from the coding sequence ATGAAACGCTTTACTGCTGCAATTTTATTTTTCTGCTTTGCTCTGAATATTTCGATCTTCGCCGACGAAGGCATGTGGACATTCGACAATCTTCCGCTCAAGCAGTGGAAGGAACGCTACAACTTCGAGCCGACAAAAGAATGGCTCGATAACGTCCGGCTCGCGTCGCCAAAGGTGAATAATTCCTCGGCCGGATTCGTTTCGCCGAATGGCCTTATCGCGACCAATCATCACGTCGCCGCCGGTTATATCGAACGCGTTTCGAGCAAGGAACGCGACCTGCTCAAGACGGGATTCTATGCCAAAACGCAGGCTGACGAGATCAAGATCCCCGATGCGAGTGCCGCTGTGCTCGTGTCATTTGATAACGTGACCGACCGTGTCCACAACGCGGCCAAGGTAGGCAAGACCGATGCCGAGATGGCGGCTAAACGCTCGACTGAGATCTCGGCGATCGAGAAGGACTGCACCGCGACCTCCGGCGGTTTGAACTGTCAGGTCGTGTCGTTTTACAGCGGCGGCGAATATTGGCTTTATAAGAATAAGATCTACCGCGACGTTCGTCTCGTCATGGCTCCCGAGGAACAGGCGGCGTTTTTCGGCGGCGATTACGACAACTTCGTCTATCCGCGTCACGATCTCGATTTCACGTTTCTGCGTGCATACGAGAACGACAAGCCAGCCGCGACGCCGAACTATTTCAAATGGTCGGAGAAAGGTGCCGCTGACGGCGAATTCATTCTCGTCTCCGGCTATCCCGGCTCGACCGCACGTCTTTTGACGGTTTCGCAGCTTACTTACCAACGCGATATCGGCAACCCTTTGCAGAAAAAGGTCTGGGAACTCCGCCGCAAGGCACTCGAAACTTACTCGAAAAAAGGCGAGGAGCAGCTTCGGCAGGCAAACCCCGGAATGCGCGGCTTTGCCAATTCGTTAAAACGTCTCGAAGCCCAGCAGGACGGCCTCTTGAATCCGCGAAACTTCGCCCGCAAGGTCGCCGAGGAAAAGGATCTTCGCGACAAACTCGCCGCCAAGCCTGACCTCGACAAACAGTACGCACCTGCTTGGAAGAACATTGGCGATGCCTATGCCAAGCTGCCTGCAATGGCAAATCGGCTCGCATTCTCAAATATTTCCGCGTCGAGGTTGGCGTCGATCGCCCAGCAGATCGTGACCTACCACATCGAGGTCGCCAAACCGAACGACACTCGTTATCCCGAATTCCGCGATACGCGTCTGGCCGGTTTTAACGCCTCGCTCGCCTCGCCCGCACCGATCTATCGTGAAATGGAGGAAGCCGCGTTGACGTCATGGCTCGAAGAAGCCGTCAAAGTACTGGGCGTGAACGATCCTTTTGTAAAAGCCGCATTGGGTGAAGCCGATCCGGCCGAGGTCGCCGGCCGTGCAGTTCGTGAGACAAAGCTCATCGATCCGGCCGCCCGGAAAGCATTGATCGATGGCGGAGCCGCAGCCGTAACAGCTTCGACCGACCCGATGGTCACTCTCGCACGCCGTATCGAGCCGATCGCCCGCGAACTGCGTGCATGGAACGAGGCCAACATCTCCAACGTCGAGACCGCCAACGGCACCAAGATCGCACAGGCCCGCTTCGCCGTCTACGGCAAGACGATGCCGCCCGATGCCAATTCGACGCTCCGCATCGAATACGGCAAGGTCCTCGGCTATGACGAAGACACCACTCTCGTGCCGTACAAAACGACCTTCTTCGGCCTCTACGACCGATGGCTGAGTTTCAACGGAAAATCCCCGTTCGACCTGCCCAATTCGCTTGTCAGCCGCAAGGATAAGATCGATCTATCAACGCCGCTCAACTTCGTCTACTCAGCCGACACCATCGGCGGCAACAGCGGTTCGCCGGTCATCAATCGTGCCGGCGAGATCGTCGGCCTCAACTTCGACAGCAACAACCAAAAACTCTCGAACCGCTACTGGTACATCGAAGAGAACGAAGGCTCCCGAGCCGTCGGCGTTCACTCCGCCGGCATCCTCGAAGCCCTCAGAAAGGTCTACGACGCCGACCGCTTGGCGAATGAGTTGTTAGGGAAGTAG
- a CDS encoding cytochrome P450, with protein MPYDNANKNVTSLPPSQLPSFIGGHLPAFWRDRTAFLTRQAELGDVTFLRMGPQPVFFLNHPDLIRDLFVVNADKFEKGRALKRAKVLLGEGLLTSEREAHLRQRRMIQPAFHRIRIAEYSRSMVEYAEQMAASWQDGETRDIDKEMMHLTLQIVAKTLFNAEVEDDADEIGAAMTTMVELFNFLLLPFSEWLEKLPIPHSIRFKRAKKKLDEVIYGIINERRRTGEDKGDLLSMLLMAQDEDDGGTMTDQQVRDEALTLFLAGHETTANALTWTWYLLSQNPEAEAKLHAELVSAFAEGGNLSGSEGVLSASDTSIDAKNTLATGRVSAFRTPTINDIPNLKFTEAVLAESMRLYPPAWAIGRNVIAAHDFGGFTAKPGTLILTSPFITHRDARFFDDPLEFRPERWETMSVKEAGNRNIYFPFGGGGRRCIGESFAWTEGILLIATIARKWKLSLDQGQKIGLNPQITLRPKFGMRMTCQSRER; from the coding sequence ATGCCTTACGACAACGCCAACAAAAATGTAACTTCCCTGCCGCCATCACAGCTGCCGAGTTTTATCGGCGGCCACCTGCCGGCATTCTGGCGCGACCGGACGGCGTTTTTAACACGGCAAGCCGAACTCGGCGATGTAACATTTTTGAGAATGGGCCCACAGCCGGTCTTTTTCTTAAATCATCCTGATCTGATCCGAGATCTGTTTGTCGTGAACGCCGATAAATTTGAAAAAGGCCGTGCATTGAAACGGGCCAAGGTTCTGCTCGGCGAGGGCCTTTTGACCAGCGAACGCGAAGCGCATCTGCGTCAACGGCGGATGATACAGCCTGCGTTTCACCGCATAAGGATCGCTGAATACTCCCGTTCGATGGTCGAGTATGCCGAGCAGATGGCCGCCAGTTGGCAAGACGGCGAGACCCGCGACATCGACAAAGAGATGATGCATCTGACGCTGCAGATCGTCGCCAAAACGCTCTTCAACGCAGAGGTCGAGGACGACGCGGATGAGATCGGGGCGGCGATGACGACGATGGTCGAGCTGTTCAATTTTCTGCTGCTTCCATTCTCAGAATGGCTCGAAAAGCTCCCGATCCCGCACTCGATCAGATTCAAACGGGCAAAAAAGAAACTTGACGAGGTCATTTACGGCATCATCAACGAACGACGAAGGACAGGCGAAGACAAGGGCGATCTGCTCTCGATGCTGCTGATGGCTCAGGACGAAGACGACGGCGGAACGATGACGGACCAACAGGTCCGCGACGAAGCATTGACGCTCTTTCTCGCCGGTCACGAGACGACCGCGAACGCATTGACGTGGACCTGGTATCTGCTGTCGCAAAATCCTGAGGCCGAGGCGAAACTGCATGCCGAGCTCGTTTCGGCGTTCGCGGAAGGCGGAAACCTGAGCGGTAGCGAGGGTGTTCTCTCGGCATCGGATACTAGTATTGACGCTAAGAACACACTCGCTACCGGTCGTGTCTCAGCCTTCCGAACACCAACTATCAACGACATCCCGAACCTCAAATTCACTGAGGCCGTCCTCGCCGAATCGATGCGGCTCTATCCGCCCGCATGGGCGATCGGGCGAAATGTGATCGCGGCCCACGATTTCGGCGGCTTTACGGCCAAGCCCGGCACGCTGATCCTGACCAGTCCGTTCATCACACATCGCGACGCAAGATTTTTTGACGATCCGCTCGAATTCCGCCCCGAACGCTGGGAAACAATGAGCGTCAAAGAAGCCGGCAATCGAAACATCTACTTCCCCTTCGGCGGCGGCGGCCGTCGATGCATCGGCGAAAGCTTCGCCTGGACCGAAGGAATTTTGCTCATCGCGACCATTGCCCGAAAATGGAAATTATCGCTCGATCAAGGTCAAAAGATCGGCCTCAATCCGCAGATCACGCTACGGCCGAAGTTTGGAATGCGGATGACCTGTCAGAGCCGAGAGCGGTAG
- a CDS encoding nucleoside deaminase: MTDKDAQFMKRAIELARAGMDNNDGGPFGCVVVKDGKVVGEGNNRVTSTNDPTAHAEVVAIREACRTLNTFQLDGCSIYTSCEPCPMCLGAIYWARPSQVFYACTREDAAAVGFDDDFIYDEVSLPNQDRERVMINLLRDEGVALFQAWDAKADKIEY, translated from the coding sequence ATGACCGACAAGGACGCACAATTTATGAAGCGGGCCATCGAACTCGCCCGTGCCGGCATGGACAATAATGACGGCGGGCCGTTCGGGTGTGTCGTGGTCAAAGACGGCAAGGTCGTCGGCGAAGGCAACAACCGCGTCACTTCGACCAACGACCCAACGGCTCACGCCGAGGTCGTCGCGATCCGCGAGGCATGTAGAACGCTCAATACGTTTCAATTGGATGGCTGCTCGATCTACACTTCGTGCGAACCGTGCCCGATGTGCCTTGGAGCGATCTATTGGGCACGTCCGTCTCAGGTATTCTATGCCTGTACTCGAGAAGACGCGGCCGCCGTTGGCTTTGACGATGATTTCATTTACGACGAAGTTTCGTTGCCCAACCAAGATCGCGAACGCGTAATGATAAACCTTCTCCGCGACGAAGGCGTTGCCCTATTTCAGGCCTGGGACGCGAAGGCTGACAAGATCGAGTATTAA
- a CDS encoding thioredoxin domain-containing protein: MKPISLIFVLIFFALTAAAQKPTDIIATATGHTIKLSDLSPEVQKAVADLPVSMAKQRTDLLNQMIYQRLLDLEAKAQNISVGQLIVKEKKKVADPPEATIKAVYEANRTALGDKTLEQARKTIVTFLRSEPESKVISAMYEALKTKYKAVIGKDINTPNLGSFETIATLNGKTVSAQEYDEFARVTLYELRAEIADAVIENATEVLFSALSIDEAKALGIDSSAFIAQEVTDKMKDYTDVEREGLLDALQAKLFAKYKAKIVYTAPEPVVQIISVDDDPSVGAATAPVTIVMFSDFQCSACAATHPLLKKAISAFPGKIRFVVRDYPLESIHENGFRAALAANAANSQGKFAEYTEILYANQDKLDDASLKKYAAGLGLNVTQFELDFNSEKTAAEVRKDMADGNAYGINSTPTIYTNGVKARDLTVEGFKAAIERVLKK; the protein is encoded by the coding sequence ATGAAACCGATTTCTTTGATCTTTGTATTGATTTTTTTTGCTTTGACAGCCGCAGCTCAAAAGCCGACGGACATTATCGCGACCGCGACCGGACATACGATCAAGCTGAGCGACCTCTCGCCTGAGGTCCAGAAAGCGGTGGCAGATCTGCCGGTATCGATGGCTAAACAGCGGACCGACCTGTTAAACCAGATGATCTATCAACGCCTGCTTGATCTAGAGGCAAAGGCTCAGAATATTTCCGTCGGACAATTGATAGTCAAGGAAAAGAAAAAGGTCGCCGATCCGCCCGAGGCCACGATCAAGGCGGTTTACGAAGCAAACCGCACCGCTCTCGGTGATAAGACACTCGAACAGGCCCGCAAGACGATCGTCACTTTTTTACGCAGCGAACCGGAATCGAAAGTGATCTCGGCGATGTATGAGGCGTTGAAAACAAAATATAAGGCCGTTATTGGAAAAGATATCAACACGCCCAATCTCGGCAGCTTTGAGACGATCGCGACCCTCAACGGCAAGACCGTGTCGGCACAGGAATACGACGAATTTGCCCGTGTCACACTTTACGAACTACGTGCCGAGATCGCCGATGCCGTTATTGAAAATGCGACCGAAGTACTTTTCAGTGCCCTTTCCATAGATGAGGCCAAGGCCCTCGGCATCGATTCGTCCGCATTTATCGCTCAAGAAGTCACCGACAAGATGAAAGATTACACGGACGTGGAGCGCGAAGGCCTGCTCGACGCTTTGCAAGCAAAGCTCTTTGCAAAATACAAGGCAAAGATCGTGTATACGGCGCCCGAGCCGGTGGTGCAGATCATTTCGGTCGATGACGATCCGTCAGTCGGGGCCGCGACAGCGCCGGTGACGATCGTTATGTTCAGCGATTTTCAGTGTTCGGCGTGTGCCGCGACGCATCCGCTATTAAAGAAAGCGATATCAGCCTTTCCCGGGAAGATCAGATTCGTCGTGCGCGATTATCCGCTCGAGAGCATTCATGAGAACGGTTTTCGTGCCGCGTTGGCAGCAAATGCGGCAAACTCTCAAGGCAAATTTGCCGAATATACCGAAATTCTATATGCCAATCAGGATAAGCTCGACGATGCCTCGCTCAAGAAATACGCCGCCGGTCTGGGTTTGAATGTAACTCAATTTGAGTTAGACTTTAACTCCGAAAAGACGGCGGCCGAGGTTCGTAAAGATATGGCCGACGGCAATGCCTACGGTATCAATTCGACACCGACGATCTACACTAACGGCGTCAAGGCACGGGACCTAACGGTCGAGGGATTCAAAGCTGCGATCGAACGTGTACTTAAGAAATAA
- a CDS encoding FAD binding domain-containing protein, giving the protein MANFILNNEEISTDQPTGSTVLDFVRYHKDLKGTKIGCREGDCGACTILVGELVDGKVRYRSMTSCLMPLANAAGKHIVTIEGINPENRGLTPIQQAMVDENGTQCGFCTVGFVMSLTGFCIDEQAKTPDNAISSIDGNICRCTGYKSIERAAMKLTDREEGETALASSIADGVVPEYFDGIANRLAGIDSFDRIQGSDPLCVVSGGTDLYVQRPEAMAESAPTSLFFDNGLRGVRDFGHYIEIGASTTVTDLLQSPEMWSVFGLNLFKYLSLVSSTPIRNMATLAGNFVNASPIGDMTVFFLALDTEIDLCTSPHVSKGESRTLALKDFYLGYKQLAKSPEEYITAIRFKKPTGDFRFNFEKVCKRTYLDIATVNTAISLEIESKPGAAWIPPVLRGELPDASESSEIDYVIAAAHVTAGGVSPIPLYLRKTSDFLVGKTVNEETIAAANEIIQSETSPISDVRGTEQYKRLLLRQLFRAHFIELFATEATQTTE; this is encoded by the coding sequence TTGGCAAATTTCATTCTCAACAACGAAGAAATTTCGACCGATCAGCCGACAGGCTCGACGGTCCTCGATTTTGTGCGTTATCACAAGGATCTAAAAGGCACTAAGATCGGCTGCCGCGAGGGCGATTGCGGTGCCTGTACTATTTTGGTGGGCGAACTCGTCGATGGTAAGGTGCGTTATCGGTCGATGACCTCATGCCTGATGCCGCTCGCCAACGCCGCAGGTAAGCACATCGTCACCATCGAAGGCATTAACCCCGAAAACCGCGGCCTCACACCGATCCAGCAGGCAATGGTTGATGAAAACGGCACGCAATGCGGATTCTGCACGGTCGGATTTGTGATGTCGCTGACCGGATTTTGTATTGACGAACAAGCAAAGACGCCTGACAATGCCATCTCGTCGATTGACGGAAATATCTGCCGCTGTACAGGCTACAAGTCGATCGAACGAGCGGCTATGAAACTGACCGATCGTGAGGAAGGAGAAACAGCTCTAGCATCATCAATTGCCGACGGAGTAGTCCCTGAATATTTTGATGGTATTGCGAATCGACTAGCAGGTATTGACTCATTTGATCGAATACAAGGTTCGGACCCTTTATGTGTAGTTAGTGGTGGAACTGACTTATACGTCCAAAGACCAGAGGCCATGGCAGAGTCTGCGCCAACCTCGCTGTTTTTTGATAATGGGCTCCGTGGTGTTCGCGATTTTGGTCACTATATCGAGATCGGAGCTTCAACGACAGTGACCGATCTCTTGCAGTCACCAGAAATGTGGTCGGTTTTTGGCCTGAACCTGTTCAAGTACCTATCACTCGTTTCATCCACACCGATCCGCAACATGGCGACCTTGGCCGGCAACTTCGTCAATGCATCCCCAATCGGCGATATGACGGTTTTCTTTCTCGCACTTGATACCGAGATCGATCTTTGCACAAGCCCGCACGTTAGTAAGGGCGAATCGCGAACTCTCGCATTGAAAGACTTTTATTTGGGCTACAAACAACTAGCAAAATCGCCCGAGGAATATATCACCGCGATCCGTTTCAAAAAACCAACCGGCGATTTCCGCTTCAATTTCGAAAAGGTCTGCAAACGCACGTATCTCGACATCGCCACCGTAAACACCGCGATCTCATTAGAGATCGAGTCAAAGCCCGGTGCGGCGTGGATCCCGCCCGTTCTTCGCGGCGAGTTGCCAGACGCTTCGGAATCTAGCGAGATCGATTACGTAATTGCAGCCGCCCACGTAACTGCCGGCGGCGTCTCGCCGATACCGTTGTATCTGCGAAAAACATCAGACTTTCTCGTGGGCAAAACCGTAAACGAAGAAACGATCGCAGCCGCAAACGAGATCATCCAGTCCGAAACATCACCGATCTCTGACGTGCGCGGAACGGAACAATATAAACGACTGCTATTAAGGCAGCTTTTCCGGGCACATTTTATAGAACTTTTTGCCACAGAGGCCACACAGACCACCGAGTGA
- a CDS encoding glutaminyl-peptide cyclotransferase, giving the protein MRLLILTISLGLSLACSSPANNTKPNANTPAPKTPQAALPVYGYEVVNVYPHDQKAFTQGLIFHNGFLYESTGQEGRSSVRKVEIASGKVLQKWDLPREDFGEGITLLGDKIYMLTWRGGLGRVLDVNDFKLIKEFSYLGEGWGITTDGTNLFVSQGTHVIKVMDPETFATVRTIPVMREDGRPLMKLNELEFVKGEIWANIWHSEDPETLGKPNHIARIDPATGKLTGWIDLSGISPDDQPKTNDPYDSKAENTLNGIAYDATGDRLFVTGKNWKKIYEIKITGPKA; this is encoded by the coding sequence ATGCGTTTATTGATCTTGACTATTTCGCTCGGCTTGTCGCTCGCATGCAGTTCGCCTGCGAATAATACAAAACCTAACGCTAACACTCCTGCCCCCAAGACTCCTCAGGCGGCTCTACCCGTGTACGGATACGAAGTTGTAAATGTGTACCCGCACGACCAGAAGGCGTTTACGCAGGGCCTTATCTTTCACAACGGGTTTCTTTATGAAAGCACCGGCCAGGAAGGAAGGTCGTCGGTCCGAAAGGTTGAGATAGCGTCCGGAAAGGTCCTGCAGAAATGGGACCTTCCTCGCGAGGATTTTGGCGAAGGTATCACGCTTTTGGGCGACAAGATCTACATGCTCACCTGGCGAGGCGGCCTCGGGCGCGTGCTGGATGTGAACGATTTCAAATTGATAAAGGAATTCAGCTATCTGGGGGAAGGTTGGGGCATCACGACGGACGGAACTAACCTTTTTGTCTCACAGGGCACTCATGTCATCAAGGTAATGGATCCTGAGACCTTCGCAACTGTCAGGACGATCCCAGTGATGCGCGAGGACGGCAGGCCGTTGATGAAGCTCAATGAACTGGAATTCGTCAAAGGTGAGATCTGGGCCAATATCTGGCATTCGGAAGATCCTGAGACCTTAGGTAAACCAAATCACATCGCTCGTATCGACCCTGCGACAGGCAAATTGACCGGTTGGATCGATCTCTCTGGGATTTCGCCCGATGACCAGCCAAAGACAAACGATCCGTACGATTCGAAAGCTGAGAATACGCTCAACGGTATTGCGTACGATGCAACAGGCGACCGCCTTTTCGTCACCGGCAAAAATTGGAAAAAGATTTACGAGATCAAGATCACCGGGCCGAAAGCTTAA
- a CDS encoding DNA-3-methyladenine glycosylase: MPGDIEIARIEQKAVMGKKLPRRFYLSEDTLSIARDLLGKLIVVPDESGRRVSGMIVETEAYLGITDRAAHSYAGRRTPRNEATYLKGGHAYVFFIYGMYYQLNVVTGPANHPHVVLIRAVEPVEGIENMYERRGVMKDRNLTSGPGKLCIALNIDKTLNGEDLLGKKLWLEDYQTFIDDDIAVGKRIGISYAGEDAEKPWRFWVKGNVFVSKSQDRQR, encoded by the coding sequence ATGCCGGGCGATATTGAAATTGCTAGAATCGAGCAGAAAGCCGTTATGGGAAAGAAACTGCCGCGAAGGTTCTATCTGAGCGAAGACACACTATCTATTGCCCGAGATCTGCTCGGCAAACTGATCGTCGTCCCCGACGAGAGCGGCCGACGCGTCTCGGGCATGATCGTCGAGACCGAAGCCTACCTTGGCATCACCGACCGAGCGGCTCACAGCTACGCCGGTCGCCGCACGCCGCGAAACGAAGCGACATATCTCAAGGGCGGCCACGCGTACGTCTTCTTTATCTACGGCATGTACTACCAGCTAAACGTCGTCACCGGACCTGCAAACCACCCGCACGTCGTCCTCATCCGCGCTGTCGAACCGGTCGAAGGCATAGAAAACATGTATGAGCGTCGCGGTGTAATGAAAGACCGCAATCTGACCTCCGGACCGGGAAAACTCTGCATCGCGCTCAATATCGACAAAACACTAAACGGAGAAGACCTCCTAGGCAAAAAACTCTGGCTCGAAGATTACCAAACATTCATCGACGATGACATCGCCGTCGGCAAACGCATCGGCATCTCCTACGCCGGGGAAGACGCGGAAAAACCGTGGCGGTTTTGGGTGAAAGGGAATGTGTTCGTAAGCAAAAGTCAGGACCGGCAACGGTAG